CATTTCTGCCCCGTTGTCAGTGCGCGCCGTAACGCTACCCAGCGCGATCTATGCTCTTAGAGGTGCATTGATCGCCCTCTTGCCGTACGCTCTTTCGCAGTTCGGCCGCAATGCCTCGAATTAGCGCTCTGTTGGAGGCCCGTGCTCTGATCGAGATTCGCGACAAGACGACCGGCGACGTGCTGCACGAGGTCGAGGCGACAAAGCTCGCCGGCGCCGACCTTTCGGGCTGCGCGCTGCGACACGCGGCGCTGAATCGCACCGTCCTGATCAAGACCAATTTACATAGCAGCGACTTGAGCGAGGCCGACCTGTCGTTCAGCACCTTGTCGCACGCAAATTTGCGCGATGCGGTGTTGTCACGGGCGCAATTGATGGGCGCATCGCTCATCGGCGCCAACCTGACGAACGCCCATCTGGAGGGGGCTAACCTGCACAACGCCTGCCTTTTCCAATGCGAGTTGGCAAAGGCTTCGCTGGCTGGCTCTCGATTGACCGGCGCCGACTTGGCCGGCGCACGGCTCGATGGCGCCAATCTATCGGGCGCTCGCTACGACCGGTTCACGCGCTGGCCGGAGGGATTCGATCCCAAGCAACACGGCGCCAATGAGATCGCTCGCTAGCGCCTCGTCGTTCCTGCCGACACCCCCTTTGCGGCCCGAATTTGCATCTCCTTGCAAGCCGGGGTCGGTTTCTTAGAATAGCGAGATTCCGGATCATGCCACGTTGGCGAAAGCGCGCTCGCTATGACTTCTGTGTCGATTGTCGCCTATCTGGCCCTATTCACCACGGTGGGCCTGCTGTTCCTGTTTGTAAACCTGGTGGTCGGTTGGTTCTTACGTCCTAATGCCCCCAATGTGGAAAAGCTGGAGGTGTACGAATGTGGCGAGCCGACCATTGGCTCCAGCTTCGTGCAGTTCGACCTTCGCTTCTACGTGGTCGCGCTTCTGTTCATCATCTTCGATGTGGAAGTTGCGTTCTTTTTTCCGTGGGCAACGGTGTACGGAAAGGCAGTTCAACTCACCAACCCCCATCTTGATCGCGTGACGCAATCCGCCGCCGGCCCCGCGCTTACCCCCGCCGCCTCAGGATTGCTCGCCGAGTTGGGAGTCCGTGATCCAGGCGCCAATGCGCCAGCCGATTCGCAAGCGTTGGTCGGCGCGGGAAAGAGCCTCACTCGCACTGCGTTTTCCGACATCGCCGTGTTCTTTGCCGTATTGATCGTCGGCTTTGCTTATGTTTGGAAGCGCGGCGATCTCGATTGGGTGCGGGCGATGACGCAAGGCCGAGGGGAAGAGCGCCCGACGATACTTTCCGATCCGAGCGCGCCGCGCGAGAGACCGGTAACGTTGGTCGCCTGATTTTCAAGCGGTCGCCGCCCCCCTCGCGATCAAGATGGATTGTCGATAAGGATTCAAAGCAAAGATGAGCGGACAGGCGTTTCTCGACCGGCTGAAGCAGCAGTTTGGCGATGAGATTACCGGCGCCAATCTGGAGGCGATTGATCCCTGGATCGAGGTGTCTCCCTCCGGCCTGGTCGAGGTTTGCCTCTATTTGCGAGATCAGGCCGATCTCAAGTTTGAGATGCTCAATTGCATTTCTGCTGTCGACTACTTCGAGCCAGATCCAAAGAAAGCCGCCAAGGCGACCTTCGCTCCGCATCTCGAGGTCGTGTATCACCTCTGGAGTTTCAAAGGCAAGGTCAGCCTTGTTCTCAAGGTGATGCTCCCGCGCTGGCAAGACGACGTGCCCGGCCAAATTCCAGAAGTGCCCAGTGTCAGTCAGATCTGGCCGACCGCCGACTGGCATGAGCGCGAGGTTTATGACTTGTCGGGCGTGCGGTTTGTGGGGCATCCTGGCCTGCGTCGCATCTTGTGTCCTGAGGATTGGGTGGGCCATCCTTTGCGCAAGGACTACGACATGCCGCTGGAATACCACGGGATTCGCGGTCGGTAACTTACATAGAATTCGAGACCTTATCGCCCCTCGCACAGCGCTCCTTCGCAGCGACGAGGGCAACTTGCGTGGAACGCGGAAGACCCCCAATGGCAGTCTCTCATCTGGAAGATCAGCGAATCGTCGAGTTTGATGTCCGCACCGACGAGATGCTCGTCAACATGGGGCCGCAGCATCCCAGCACGCACGGCGTGCTGAGACTGGTGCTGCGAACCGACGGCGAAATCGTCTCCGAGGTGACGCCTCATATCGGCTACCTGCATCGCTGCGCGGAGAAGATCGGCGAGAATCTCACTCCCAGGCAGTGGATTCCCTATACCGATCGCATGGATTACCTGGCCGCGATGAACATGAATCTCGGCTGGGCCCTGACGGTCGAAAAGCTCATGAAGCTCGAGCTGCCCGACAAGGCGCGGCATTTGCGCGTGATCATCACGGAATTGAACCGCATCGCCAGCCACTTGGTGGGCATGGGCGCCTACGGGCTCGACCTGGGAACGTTCAGCCCATTTTTGTACGCTTTTCGCGAGCGCGAGCGCATCCTCGATTTGTTTGAAGAGGTCTGCGGCGCGCGGTTGACTTACAGCTATCTCACCGTGGGCGGCGCCACCCACGACTTGCCAACCGGATGGCTGCGAAAGTGCGACGAATTTCTTACCCAACTACTTCCGGTAATTGACGAGTGTCACGCGCTGTTGACCACCAACGCGATCTTCGTTCGCCGCACGGCGAACATCGGCGTGCTGTCTCCCGAAATGGCGATCGCCTACGGCTGCACAGGCCCGGTGATCCGCGGCAGTGGCGTCGATCATGACCTGCGCCGTGATGGCGAAGAGCGCTACACCGAGATGTACGATGGCTACGCCTTTGAAGTCATTGTCCAAAAAGGTGGGCACTATCCCAAAGACCACGACTATCCGGCGGTGCCTAGCGAGGCCGTGCTCGGCGATTGCTGGCATCGGTTTTATGTGCGCATGCTCGAAGTGATTCAATCGGTCGATTTGGTGCGGCAAGCGATGGATCGCTATAGCACCGCCACAGGCGCCTTTGGCGTGCCGGTGAAATTGACCGAGAAACTCCCCAAGGGAGAGGCATATCTTGAGACCGAGGCGCCACGCGGTCAGATGGGCTTCTATATCGTTAGCGACGGAACCTCGATTCCGTGGCGCGTGCGCGCTCGCAGTAGTTCGTTCTGCAACCTCTCGGTAACTCACGAACTATGCCGTGGTTGCCTGATCGCCGATGTGCCCGCCATTGTCGGCTCGCTCGATGTGGTGATGGGCGAGATTGACCGCTAATTCGCGCCATCCGAAAGACCACTCGTTTCAACGTTCGAGCCATCGGCTCACTTACGTCAGTCGCCAGTCAGTTACCGGGGGCGCAGGTCCCTGGTTCTAAATTGGCGTGAGTCCCCTGGGGCTTGAAGACGGCGCCAGCTCCTGATCCCGAAGGCGCGCCCTGCTTACTTTTTGTCCCCAGGGGCTTGTAACGCGGCTGGCCTTTGTGCCATATTTCACGATCTTGTTGGGAGCCGCCGACGCGACTCCCGCGACGATTTCGCCCCGTCGGGCCGCGCTTGCCCGTCGGTTCTTGTTGAAAGACCGAGTCTGTGGCTGATTTCTTCGCCAATTCCGTGGGGTTGCCGTGGTGGCTGGCCTATCTGGTCACCGGCGTAATCCAAACGCAGTTATTGCTCATCGTGCCATTCGTGGGCGCGATGACCTTTGTTTGGATGGAGCGCAAAATCTCCGCCCGCATTCAGGATCGGTTGGGGCCGACCCGCACTGGTGGCAAGTTCGGCTGGCTTCAGCTACTTGCCGATGGCATCAAGCTACTGAACAAAGAAGACCTGATGCCCGCTGACGCGGACAAGCTGATGTTTCGCGTGGCGCCATACATCAGCTTCACCGCGTCCTATGTGGCCCTCCTGGCCTTGCCGTTCGCCTCCGGTTGGGCGGCTCAGCGGATGAATGTTGCGATCTTCTTTGTTCTGGCCGTGTTGGGCCTGGAGGTCTTTGGCGTCATCCTGGGCGGCTACGCTTCGGCCTCGAAATGGTCGCTATTCGGCGCCATGCGCGAAGCGGCGCAAGTCGTCAGCTATGAGGTGCCGCTTGGCATGTGCGTGGTCGTGCCGGTCATGATCGCTGGCACCATGGACTTGGTGGCCATCGCCGACATGCAGCGCGGTTTGTTCACCAACTGGTTTGTCTTTCACGACCCCTTCACATTCATCACCTTCTGGGTCTATTTCACCTGCGCGGTGGCTAGCGTCAATCGCGCTCCGTTCGACTTGGCCGAGGCAGAGAGCGAGCTTGTCGCCGGGTTTCATACGGAGTATTCCGGATTCCGCTGGCTGGCCTTCTATATGGCTGAGTACGGCTCGATGTTCACCGTCAGCGGTTTGGCCACGATTCTTTTCTTCGGCGGTTGGAATGGGCCCATTCCCTTGGTCGGCTGGATCGACGCCGAGCCGGACACGTTTCTGCACTGGTTCGTCAACTTCCTCGGTTTCGTCAACTTTGTCGCCAAGGCCGTGCTGGGCGTAACTGTGATGATCTGGGTTCGCTGGACCCTGCCGCGACTGCGCATCGATCAGGTGATGAAGACCTGCCTGAAATACTGCACTCCGATCGCGGCCGTCATGTTTTTGGGCGCCACGATTTGGAATGGCTTCTTGTTTCCCGGCGGAATGCCGTGGCAGAACGTGGTGCTTGGCACGGTGCGCGAAGCCGAATTGCTCGAACCGGCGCCCGTTGCCGCCCCTGCGTCATCGCAAGACCATGTGGCTGGCGGCGATCGCAATTCAAATCGGCCGTTGTCGATCGCCGCACGCGTTGCGGCCAATGCCGGCTCTCAACTCGAGGGAGGCAAGTAAATGCTGGCCGCGATCGTTTGGCAATCGTTCTTCTTCCTGCTGTTCGCCTTGGTCGCTTGCGCCTTTGGCGTGGCGGTGGTCATCTCGTCCAATATCGTGCGGATGGCCTTTTATCTCATCTTGTCGCTTGGGGCCACCGCCGGCCTATTCTTTCTCGCGGGCGCCGATTTTGTCGGCTCCATGCAATTGATGATCTATGTCGGCGGCACTTTGGTGCTGTTGGTGTTTGGCGTCATGCTGACCGCGCAAAGCCCTTTCATTTCGATGAAAACTCGCGGTGGCGAGTGGATTCTGGCGGCAATTGTCGGTGGATCGCTGTTCGCGGTGCTTGTCAACCGCATTGTCACAGTTGCCGATTGGTACGGACCGGCGGTTGCGACAGCAGCAGCGACTCAGACTGCGGCGCGCCCAGCGGCCATGCGGCGCAACAATCAAGAGCCTGCGGAGGCTTCGCCTGTTGTCCTGCGCGACGCGCGCACAGCGACCCGACTTGGCATGGCATTGTCAGGGCCGCGTGTCGACCGGCTGGATCAGCCCAATCCGATCTTGCGCCGCGGCATGTCGAGCTATCTGCTGCCGTTCGAAATCGTATCGGTGCACTTGTTGGTTGTGTTGGTGGGCGCCGCCTATTTGGCCCGCACCAAGAAGCGTGCCCGTGGCACGCTGGGAGAAACCTAGTTCATGGACTTGCTCAGCCAACCTGTCGGGACCATGCACTTCTTGTTGGTCGGCGCCGTGCTGTTTGTCTGCGGCGCCGTGTGTATGGCCACCAAGCGCAACGCGCTCGGGGTGCTGATGGGCATCGAGTTGGTGCTTAACGGCGCCAACATCAACTTTGTCGCGTTCGCCAACGATACGTTCCGCGCCGACACCAGCTTCGCCTTGGGCTTGGACGGCCACTTGATCGCGCTCTTCGTCATCGTGCTGGCGGCGGCCGAAGCGGCGGTGGCCCTCGCGATCACCCTCAACTACTACAATAATCACGCCACGATCGACGTTGATCACGCGGAAGAGCTGAAGGGCTGATGGAAACTCTCGAGCACCTCCTGCCACTGCTGTTAGGCGCCGCTTGGCTGCTGCCGTTGGCGTCGTTCGTCATCATTCTGTTCTTTGGCCCCCGGCTCGGCAAAGCGGGTGTGTTGGCGGGCTATCTGGCCACCGGCGCCATTCTCACATCGTTTGTGCTCTCGTTTGCGTCGCTTTGTCTTTGGTTGTCACACCACCCACCGCATGCGCCGGCCGTTCACCATGCGGCGCAGCGGAGCGAGTCGCCGGCCTTGACGAATGCCGATGTGGCCGCGCCCGTAGAATTGGCCAACTTTGCCGAAGAACCGGCCCACGAGTCACATCCCGATGCGGAGCACAATGACGCTGACCAGCATGCCGCCAAGCCGCCAATCTACTATGGCGGCAGTTGGTACTCGCTCGCTACGTTTGGGCCGCTGGTGATCGAAATCGGCTACTACATCGACGCCTTGACCGTCTGCATGTTCACGATGGTCACGCTGATCGCCACGTGCATTCACTTCTTCGCCACGGGCTACATGCACGAAGAGTTGCACGACGTGACCGATCATGAGGTGACGCTGGCCAATGGACATCACCTGCATCGCAAAGGCCGCTTCTACCGCTTCTTCCAATACCTGTCGCTGTTCTGCTTCAGCATGTTGGGCCTGGTCATCTCGGGCAACGTGCTCATGACATTCGTATTTTGGGAGCTGGTCGGCGCCTGCTCCTACTTTCTGATCGGCTTCTATATCGAGCGCCACAGCGCATCGACCGCGGCCAACAAGGCCTTCATCGTTAATCGCGTTGGCGATTTCGGCATGATCATCGGTCTGATGGCGCTTTGGGGCAGCTTGGGCACCTTCTCGTTCGGCGATCACAAGACTACTGAAGGTCTGACGCCTGGCCTCTTTTCCTTGGTCCGGCCCGCGTCGATGGGCCTGTCGCAAACTATTCCCGATGGAATGGTCAAGGCGGGCGCGCGCTACGAAATCGCCGCTGGCGTCCAACCCACCGCTACGCAAATCAACGACTGGCGTTCGCAGAAATTTGGTTATGGTCTGCTGATCGTCGCTGGTATCGGCATCTTTTGCGGCTGCGTGGGCAAGAGCGCGCAGTTTCCGCTGCACGTCTGGTTGCCAGACGCCATGGAAGGCCCCACGCCGGTTTCCGCCTTGGTGCACTCGGCCACGATGGTCGCCGCGGGTGTTTTTCTCGTGGGGCGCTTCTATCCCGTCTTCACCCCCGAGGTTCTGCTGGTCATCGCGTATGCCGGCGCGATCACTCTGTTTATCGCGGCGACCATCGCTATCACCGCCACGGACATTAAACGTGTGCTGGCCTACTCCACTATCAGCCAACTCGGCTACATGATGTTGGGGCTCGGTGTTGGCGCTTGGCTCGCTGGCCTGCTGCACCTGTTTACGCACGCGTTCTTCAAGAGCCTGTTGTTTCTCTGCTCCGGATCTGTGATTCACGCTGTCCATACCAACGACATGCGCGAGATGGGGGGCTTGCGAAAAAAGATGCCCTTCACCGCCTACACCATGCTCGTTGGTTGCATGGCGATCGCTGGCTTCGGAATTCCCTTTATCGGCGCCGGCATCGGCTTCAGCGGTTTCTATTCCAAAGACGCAATCATCGCGCAGCTCGCCGCCTTCCGAAACTCCAACGACGGCACGGGCCTCAACGGCTTGCATGCGTGGTTGTACTACGCGGCCGCTGGCGGCGCCGCGATGACGGCTTTTTACATGTTCCGCTTGTGGTATCTGACCTTTGCTGGCAAGCCGCGCGATCACCACAAGTACGAGCACGCGCACGAATCGCCGCCGGTAATGTTTGTGCCGCTTTTGGTGCTGGCATTTTTCGCGATCACGGTCGCCTGGACGTTGCCATTCACCAATCTGAGCCTGTCCAACATCCTGGAGCAGGCGCGGCCCGTGGGAGCGATCGATCCGGGCTTGGTGTGGAATCAGTTGATTCATCCCGACGAGCATGCCTCGCACGCCGGCGCCGCGCATATCGAAGCTAGCCTCGTGGCCACCGCCACGGCGTTGTTAGGCTTCTTTCTGGCCACCATGTTCTATGCCGTGGGAGCGCTCAACCCCAACGAGGTCCGCGCGCAGTTTCCTCGCATCTACCGCTTCCTGGTCAATAAGTGGTGGTTCGACGAGTTGTACGACAATCTGTTCGTTAAACCGGTCCACGTTGTCTCTCGCGCGGTCGCCAATTTCGACAAACTCGTGATCGACCGCTTGATCGACGCGCTGGCGCGCGGAATTCGGACGATCGCCACCTTCGACGATCTCATCGACCGCTATGTGGTCGATGGACTGGTCAACATTGTGGCCGGGTGGATTTACTCATTCGGCCTGACGATTCGCGGAATACAAACCGGACGGCTCCGCGAATATGTGATGTATATCGTGATTGGCACGGTGGCCTTGTTCGTGCTGGCTAGCTTTGCCCTGCGCTACGCGGTCGCCGGATAGACCGCCCCCGACAAATTCCCAACGCACACCGACTTCAAGTCTGCTGGAACTTTTTGCGATGCCTACCGAATTCAGTCCCGCCGGCACTCTGCTCAGCCTGATCATTTTCTTGCCGGCATTGGCTACTTTGCCTTTGATGCTCTTCCCGCGCGAAAAGCCCGAGGCGATGAAGCTCTTTTCGTTGTTCATCACTGCCGTGGTTTTCTTGATTACGGCTTGGATGGCTATTCCCGGTGGCGGCAATGTCGACACGTTGCAGTTCGAAATCGGTCAAGCCGGCATGCAAAACGTCTATTCCCATTCGTGGATCAAGACGTTCAACATCTATTACCTGCTCGGCATCGATGGCATCAGCTTCCCGCTGATTGTCTTGACCACGCTCATCAGCATGCTCGCGATGTGGGCCAGTTGGCCCATCACAAAGAACGTGAAGGCGTATTGCATTCTGTTTCTGTTGCTTGAGACCGGCATGCTCGGCGTCTTCGTCTCGCTCGATTTCTTTTTGTTCTACATCTTCTGGGAAGTGATGCTCCTGCCGATGTACTTCCTGATAGGCGTGTGGGGCGGCCCGCGGCGGGAGTACGCGGCGATCAAGTTCTTTCTGTACACGCTGTTTGGCAGCGTGCTGATGCTGATCGCGATTCTCATGCTGTACTTCACGAGCGATATCAGTCAACTCTCGCGCGAGCAATTGACCGCCGCGCATGTGGCGCCTGCCGTGATCGACATGATCGAACAGGCTAATCCCGAGCATCCTGTCCACACGTTCAATATCTTGGCGCTGTCGCAGCTTGGCCAAAACACCAACTTGTTCAGCCAGGAACTCTGGCTCGGCAAGTCGCTGCAATGGTGGGCCTTTATCCTGCTGTTCATCGGCTTCATCATCAAAGTGCCGAGCGTGCCGCTGCACACCTGGCTTCCCGACGCGCACGTTGAGGCGCCGACCCCCATCTCCATGATCCTTGCCGGCGTGCTGCTCAAACTCGGCGGCTACGGTATTATCCGCATCTGCTACCCCATCTGCCCCGAAGCGGGCTACGATTTGGCTTGGTTTGTCACCGGACTCGGCGTGCTCAGCATGGTCTACGGCGCCTTTGCCGCCATGGCCCAAAAAGACTTTAAGCGTCTGGTCGCCTATAGCTCAGTAAGCCACATGGGCTACGTGTTGCTCGGTCTGGGAGTTTGGAGCGCCACCGCCGGCAACGAGTTCAATCCTTGGTATTGGGCGCAAGGCGTAAACGGCGCCATGTACCAGATGATCGCCCACGGCATCAGCTCGCCCGGCATGTTCTTCATCGTCGGCGTAATTTACGAACGCGTGCATCACCGCAATTTGAACGAATTTGGCGGGTTGGCCACGCGCATGCCCGTTTACTTTGGGTTGTCGATCGTCATCTTCTTCGCCGGTTTGGGATTGCCCGGCCTGTGCGGATTCATCGGCGAGGTGTTTGTGACCTTGTCGGCCTGGAAGTACAGCTACTTGCTGGCCGTGATTTCCGCCGCCGTGGTGATTCTCACCGCGGGTTACATTCTGTGGACCATTCAGCGCGTCTACCTGGGCGCCGAATACAAAGGCCCGCACGGCGAGGCGATCACCCCCATCACCCCGCGCGAAGTGGCGATCGTCGCGCCGCTGTGCGTGCTCTGCGTGTTGTTGGGCGTGTATCCGCAGGCCGTCTTCAACTACATGGAGCCGAGCGTGAACCAACAGGTGGCGCAGCTCACCGATTGGACCAAAATCAATCACCCGACCGATGGTGTGACCGTTCCCGACGCGACGACAGAAACCGCCGCGCTCTCGCGCTAGCCGTAACTCGCAAGGCGTCTCCCACACATTGGACGCAGGACAGCCGCAGTGAATTTTGTCGAACTAATTCAAAATCTGGTCCGCGACACAGTCGATGTCTCGCTGCCGTCGTTTTTGCCCGAGTTGATTCTGGTGGCGACGATTGTGGCGATGTTGTTGCTCCGTGTGCTTAGTTGGAACCGCGCGAGCGGCGCAGCAGCGCAATTCCTGTCGGCATGGCTTCCGCTGGCCGGCGCCGTGATTGCTTTGGTGGCCACCACACCTTGGTTCTACCTGAGCGGCCAGGCCAGCGATCCCAACCTCGGCAGCGAGATCTTCACCGGCATGCTGGTGCACGACGCTTTCACCATCTACTTTCGGGCGTTGCTCTTGTTGTTCGTCGTGTTGTTCGTGATCTTCACCCAGCTTTCGGGCATTCCCGATCGTGAAGACGCCGCCGATTTCTATACTTTGGTGCTAGGCGGCACGATCGGTATGTGTCTGATGGCCTCGGCGAATCACCTGTTAATCGTCTTTCTCGCCGTCGAAATGGCCAGCGTTCCGTCGTACGCTTTGGCCGGCATGCTCAAAGGTCGGCGGCAATCGAGCGAGGCGGCGCTCAAATACGTCGTTTATGGCGCCGGTACGGCCGGCATCATGCTGTATGGCATCAGCCTCTTGGCGGGCGTAACCGGCACTTGCCACCTGCCCACCGTCGCCACTCGCCTGGCCGAAATCCTGCAAGCTGGCCCGGCGATGGAAGATCGCTACATGGTGCTGGTGCTGGGCGGATTGATGACCATGGTTGGGCTGGCGTTCAAGCTCAGCGCGTTTCCATTTCACTTCTGGTGCCCCGACGTGTTTGAGGGCGCCAGCGCCGAGGTGAACGCCTATCTCTCGGTGGCCTCGAAGGCCGCTGCGCTGGCCCTCTTGGTGCGAGTCGGACTAGGACTTGGCTACGTCCCCGAATCACGCGAGCCGCGCTTGGTCGAACCGCCACCGGCGGAGGTCGCGGTCGCCAGCGCCGCCAAGGTGCATGTGGTGCGCTATGCCGAAGAAGGGGATCCCCCGGCCGAAGCGCCCGCGGCAAACGAGTCGCGCGCGGCGATCAACCAAACATTGGCGCCCGTACGACAGTTTGCTGTTTGGGTGGTTGGCTTCCTGGCGGCCCTCACGTGCACCTTTGGCAATCTTGCCGCCTACGGTCAAACCAATATCAAGCGCCTGCTGGCCTATTCCACAATTGCTCACGCCGGCTACATGATGATGCCCATCGCCGCCGCGCTGCAGATGGTCGGAACCAATCCCAACGGGGCGGCCGACGCCATCTCGGGCATGGCGTTTTACGTTGGCGCCTACTTGTTCATGAACCTGGGCGCCTTCGCGATCGTCGCGTTCTTGCGCAACGCGCTTCGTAGCGAGGAAATCGACGACTACGCCGGTTTGGTACGTCGCTGTCCGGGCATGGTGGTCGCATTCTCGATCATTCTGTTCAGCCTGATTGGCATGCCACCCCTCGTGGGCTTCATGGCCAAAGTGGCCATCTTCTATCCGTTGGTCGAATCGGGCCAATACGCCTTGTTGGTCATCGCCTGCTTGAATACTGTCGTCAGCCTGTTCTATTACCTTCGGGTGGTCAAAGTGATGACCCTCGATCCCGAGCCAGAGCATCGCTTGCCGGTCGAGTTTTCGATGCTCTCGTTGGCTGGCGCGTACGTGGTGTTCATCACCGCACCCGTGGTAGCGTTGGCAATCCGCAACGACACTTTGTTCGATTGGACCAAGGCGGCTGCGTCGTCGCTGTTGTCGTAAATCAGAAAGCAGGACGGTAGGCGTCGCTCATGGCTACCTCGCGCAACATCGATGTGTTGAACCAGCTCTTGATGCTCCAACGGTATTCGCTCCCTACCTATGTCGAGGGCGTCTCTCCCTGGAGCCGCGCCGGAGATGAGCGCGCCGCGGCCACCCTGGCTCAAATGGTGGCGGCGCAAAAAGCAATGGCCGCGCGCATCGCCGAACTGATCATCGAGCGTGATGGCCGCATCGCCAAAGGGGGCTTCCCCATGGAGTTCACCGATCTCAATATGCTGTCGCTCGAATACCTGGTGCGCGAGTCGATCGAACTACAGCGTCCGGTGATCGCCGAAATCGAAGGCTGTATCGAGCGCTTACGAGGCGACGCCGAGGCCCGTCATCTGGCTGAAGAATTGCTCGGTCAAGAAAAAGGGCATCTCGAGAACCTGGAAGAGACCACCAAAGTGCTCGTGTGACGCTCGTCGACACCCACGCGCATCTCGATCAGCAAGAGTTTGACTCCGATCGCGCCGCCGTCATCGAGCGCGCTAGCGGGGCGGGCGTTAAGCATGTCATCGGCGTCAGCGTCGGACTCCAGTCGAGCTTGGCCCTCTTGAAACTGGCCGGCGATTTCCCGGGTATGCATGTCGCCGTTGGAGTGCATCCCAATTACACCCACGAGGCCCAATCCGGCGATTGGGACCAGATCTGCGCTCTCGCGCGACAGCCGCGCGTCGTCGCGCTGGGCGAAACGGGTCTCGATCGTTATCGCGACTACGCGCCCTTCGCCTTGCAGCAGGACTACTTCGAGCGACATATCCGCCTTTCGCAGGAAACTGGCCTCCCCTTCATCGTGCATGCCCGTGATAGTCTGCCAGACATACTCGAAATGCTGCGCGCGGCGCGTGTTCGCGGCCCGCTCACGGGCGTGATGCACTCATACACCGGCGACATCCACACCGCCCGAGAATGTATCGACCTGGGATTGTATGTGAGCTTTGCTGGCATGCTCACTTTCAAGAAGTCGCAAGAACTACGCGCCGTCGCGACCGAAATTCCCGCGGATCGTTTGCTGGTGGAAACGGATTCTCCCTACCTCTCGCCGGAGCCATTTCGCGGCAAGCGCAACGAACCCGCGCATGTAGTCCACACGGCGGCCCGTCTGGCCGAAGCCCGCAGCACAAGTGTCGAAGTGATCGCGCGGATCACCACGGCCAACGCGCGGCGACTCTTTCGCCTGCCCGAGTGACGCAGGCACACTGGGGCGATCATCCCGCACATTCGGCATCGCTGTTGCACCCGTCGCCACGCCTACAGCATAGCGGTGGCAATCCGCGCCGCGCTCGAGGCAATGCAAGCCAACACCTCCGCATGAACTAGGCTCTCAACAGAAGGAGACCTCAATCATGCTCAAGACGATCCATTCTCGAACTTCGTGCGCCCTGGCGCTAGCGGCGGTTGCCGTTTTGTCGGTCGATGTGGCCCTGGCTCGCGGTGGGCGCGGCGGCGGACACCGCGGCGCCTCGCATGCTGGAGGCCAT
This DNA window, taken from Pirellulales bacterium, encodes the following:
- a CDS encoding NADH-quinone oxidoreductase subunit N, which gives rise to MNFVELIQNLVRDTVDVSLPSFLPELILVATIVAMLLLRVLSWNRASGAAAQFLSAWLPLAGAVIALVATTPWFYLSGQASDPNLGSEIFTGMLVHDAFTIYFRALLLLFVVLFVIFTQLSGIPDREDAADFYTLVLGGTIGMCLMASANHLLIVFLAVEMASVPSYALAGMLKGRRQSSEAALKYVVYGAGTAGIMLYGISLLAGVTGTCHLPTVATRLAEILQAGPAMEDRYMVLVLGGLMTMVGLAFKLSAFPFHFWCPDVFEGASAEVNAYLSVASKAAALALLVRVGLGLGYVPESREPRLVEPPPAEVAVASAAKVHVVRYAEEGDPPAEAPAANESRAAINQTLAPVRQFAVWVVGFLAALTCTFGNLAAYGQTNIKRLLAYSTIAHAGYMMMPIAAALQMVGTNPNGAADAISGMAFYVGAYLFMNLGAFAIVAFLRNALRSEEIDDYAGLVRRCPGMVVAFSIILFSLIGMPPLVGFMAKVAIFYPLVESGQYALLVIACLNTVVSLFYYLRVVKVMTLDPEPEHRLPVEFSMLSLAGAYVVFITAPVVALAIRNDTLFDWTKAAASSLLS
- a CDS encoding TatD family hydrolase codes for the protein MTLVDTHAHLDQQEFDSDRAAVIERASGAGVKHVIGVSVGLQSSLALLKLAGDFPGMHVAVGVHPNYTHEAQSGDWDQICALARQPRVVALGETGLDRYRDYAPFALQQDYFERHIRLSQETGLPFIVHARDSLPDILEMLRAARVRGPLTGVMHSYTGDIHTARECIDLGLYVSFAGMLTFKKSQELRAVATEIPADRLLVETDSPYLSPEPFRGKRNEPAHVVHTAARLAEARSTSVEVIARITTANARRLFRLPE
- a CDS encoding NADH-quinone oxidoreductase subunit M gives rise to the protein MPTEFSPAGTLLSLIIFLPALATLPLMLFPREKPEAMKLFSLFITAVVFLITAWMAIPGGGNVDTLQFEIGQAGMQNVYSHSWIKTFNIYYLLGIDGISFPLIVLTTLISMLAMWASWPITKNVKAYCILFLLLETGMLGVFVSLDFFLFYIFWEVMLLPMYFLIGVWGGPRREYAAIKFFLYTLFGSVLMLIAILMLYFTSDISQLSREQLTAAHVAPAVIDMIEQANPEHPVHTFNILALSQLGQNTNLFSQELWLGKSLQWWAFILLFIGFIIKVPSVPLHTWLPDAHVEAPTPISMILAGVLLKLGGYGIIRICYPICPEAGYDLAWFVTGLGVLSMVYGAFAAMAQKDFKRLVAYSSVSHMGYVLLGLGVWSATAGNEFNPWYWAQGVNGAMYQMIAHGISSPGMFFIVGVIYERVHHRNLNEFGGLATRMPVYFGLSIVIFFAGLGLPGLCGFIGEVFVTLSAWKYSYLLAVISAAVVILTAGYILWTIQRVYLGAEYKGPHGEAITPITPREVAIVAPLCVLCVLLGVYPQAVFNYMEPSVNQQVAQLTDWTKINHPTDGVTVPDATTETAALSR
- the nuoL gene encoding NADH-quinone oxidoreductase subunit L; this encodes METLEHLLPLLLGAAWLLPLASFVIILFFGPRLGKAGVLAGYLATGAILTSFVLSFASLCLWLSHHPPHAPAVHHAAQRSESPALTNADVAAPVELANFAEEPAHESHPDAEHNDADQHAAKPPIYYGGSWYSLATFGPLVIEIGYYIDALTVCMFTMVTLIATCIHFFATGYMHEELHDVTDHEVTLANGHHLHRKGRFYRFFQYLSLFCFSMLGLVISGNVLMTFVFWELVGACSYFLIGFYIERHSASTAANKAFIVNRVGDFGMIIGLMALWGSLGTFSFGDHKTTEGLTPGLFSLVRPASMGLSQTIPDGMVKAGARYEIAAGVQPTATQINDWRSQKFGYGLLIVAGIGIFCGCVGKSAQFPLHVWLPDAMEGPTPVSALVHSATMVAAGVFLVGRFYPVFTPEVLLVIAYAGAITLFIAATIAITATDIKRVLAYSTISQLGYMMLGLGVGAWLAGLLHLFTHAFFKSLLFLCSGSVIHAVHTNDMREMGGLRKKMPFTAYTMLVGCMAIAGFGIPFIGAGIGFSGFYSKDAIIAQLAAFRNSNDGTGLNGLHAWLYYAAAGGAAMTAFYMFRLWYLTFAGKPRDHHKYEHAHESPPVMFVPLLVLAFFAITVAWTLPFTNLSLSNILEQARPVGAIDPGLVWNQLIHPDEHASHAGAAHIEASLVATATALLGFFLATMFYAVGALNPNEVRAQFPRIYRFLVNKWWFDELYDNLFVKPVHVVSRAVANFDKLVIDRLIDALARGIRTIATFDDLIDRYVVDGLVNIVAGWIYSFGLTIRGIQTGRLREYVMYIVIGTVALFVLASFALRYAVAG